Proteins found in one Pectobacterium atrosepticum genomic segment:
- a CDS encoding fimbrial protein yields MLLINLLPWRKTQMRQWAHRWLGLLWLQTGLMFCLIAAIYLFWQHRQQRAQEVLNTELAQQQQLTALYQQTHRVRETLRRHQEQERTEAIILHDNRRNLHLLEQLAGMMPTRLWLTEIADRGSHLLLSGVSENYHDIITLQHTLLRHASVERVQLLHTSRERGVNTGLRFSFQVDWHGTTASSLGQDHD; encoded by the coding sequence ATGCTGCTGATTAATCTTTTACCTTGGCGTAAAACTCAGATGCGTCAGTGGGCACATCGTTGGTTAGGGCTGCTGTGGCTCCAGACGGGGTTGATGTTTTGCCTTATCGCAGCGATTTATCTATTTTGGCAGCACAGACAGCAACGTGCGCAGGAAGTACTCAATACGGAGTTGGCTCAGCAGCAGCAACTGACGGCGTTGTATCAGCAAACTCACCGCGTGCGGGAAACACTACGTCGACACCAGGAGCAAGAACGCACCGAGGCAATAATCCTGCATGACAATCGTCGTAACCTCCATTTATTAGAGCAGCTTGCTGGCATGATGCCCACGCGTCTGTGGTTGACGGAAATAGCCGATCGCGGATCGCATCTGCTGCTTTCAGGTGTGAGTGAAAATTACCACGATATCATTACGTTACAGCATACATTATTGCGCCATGCTTCAGTCGAACGTGTACAACTGCTGCATACGTCCCGAGAGCGCGGTGTGAATACCGGGCTGCGCTTTTCCTTTCAGGTCGACTGGCATGGCACTACCGCTTCCTCACTGGGGCAAGATCATGATTAA